The Halichoerus grypus chromosome 14, mHalGry1.hap1.1, whole genome shotgun sequence genome contains a region encoding:
- the LOC118528691 gene encoding olfactory receptor 13C7-like, with translation MDRSNQTSPVVGFILLGLSAHTRLEKTFFVLILLMYLVILLGNGVLILVTILDSRLHTPMYFFLGNLSFLDICYTTSSVPLILDSFLTPRKTIPFSACAMQMFLSFAMGATECVLLGMMAFDRYVAICNPLRYPVVMSKAAYVPMAVSSWAAGITNSVVQTSQAMRVPFCGDNVINHFTCEILAVLKLACADISINVISMVVANVIFLGAPVLFIFVSYVFIIATILRIPSTEGRKKAFSTCSAHLTVVVVFYGTILFMYGKPKSKDPQGADKQDLSEKLTSLFYGVVTPMLNPIIYSLRNKDVKAAMKNLVHQ, from the coding sequence ATGGACAGGTCCAATCAGACCTCCCCTGTGGTGGGGTTCATTCTCCTGGGACTCTCAGCCCACACAAGGCTGGAGAAAACGTTCTTTGTGCTCATCCTACTGATGTACCTGGTGATCTTGCTGGGCAATGGGGTCCTCATCCTGGTGACCATCCTTGACTCCCGCCTGCACAcacccatgtacttcttcctgggGAACCTCTCCTTCCTGGACATCTGCTACACAACCTCCTCAGTCCCCCTCATTCTTGACAGCTTCCTGACCCCCAGAAAAACCATACCCTTCTCAGCCTGTGCCATGCAGATGTTTCTCTCCTTTGCCATGGGAGCCACAGAGTGTGTGCTTCTGGGCATGATGGCATTTGATCGCTATGTGGCCATCTGTAACCCCCTTAGGTATCCTGTGGTCATGAGCAAGGCTGCCTACGTGCCCATGGCTGTCAGCTCCTGGGCAGCTGGTATCACCAACTCTGTAGTTCAGACATCGCAGGCTATGAGAGTGCCCTTCTGTGGGGACAATGTCATCAACCACTTCACCTGTGAGATCCTGGCTGTCCTGAAGCTGGCCTGTGCTGACATCTCCATCAATGTGATCAGCATGGTCGTGGCTAATGTGATCTTCCTGGGGGCCccagttttgttcatttttgtctcCTATGTGTTCATCATTGCTACCATCCTGAGGATCCCTTCAACTGAGGGGAGGAAAAAGGCCTTTTCCACCTGCTCTGCCCACCTCACAGTGGTGGTCGTCTTCTATGGGACCATCCTTTTCATGTATGGAAAGCCCAAATCCAAGGACCCCCAGGGAGCAGACAAGCAGGACCTTTCAGAGAAGCTCACCTCTCTCTTCTATGGGGTGGTGACCCCCATGCTCAACCCCATCATCTACAGCCTCAGGAACAAGGATGTGAAGGCTGCTATGAAGAACCTGGTACATCAATAA